The proteins below are encoded in one region of Sulfolobus sp. A20:
- a CDS encoding bifunctional 2-dehydro-3-deoxy-phosphogluconate/2-dehydro-3-deoxy-6-phosphogalactonate aldolase, whose protein sequence is MAEIVTPIITPFTKDNKVDKEILKSHAENLVRKGIDVLFVNGTTGLGPSLTPEEKLENLKVIYDVTDKVIFQVGSLNIDDAIKLATLSKDYDIVGIASYAPYYYPRLPEKHLIKYFKTLCEKSPHPVYLYNYPAATGKDIDGKIAKEIGCISGVKDTNDNLIHSLDYKRFNPNMIVYNGSDMLIATAISTGLNGSVTAASNYLPEVTLTIKKLASEKRIDEAIKIQFVLDEVVEISRAFGSLSANYILTKYFQGYDVGYPRPPIFPLTTEEESELIRKVSTLKTKLIELKVIKE, encoded by the coding sequence ATGGCAGAGATTGTCACTCCCATAATAACGCCTTTCACTAAGGATAATAAAGTTGATAAGGAAATATTGAAGTCTCACGCTGAAAATTTAGTGAGAAAAGGGATAGACGTGTTGTTCGTAAATGGTACTACTGGCTTAGGCCCATCTTTAACCCCAGAGGAGAAGTTGGAAAACTTAAAGGTAATCTATGATGTTACTGATAAGGTGATATTTCAAGTTGGTAGTTTAAATATTGATGATGCCATAAAGTTAGCGACACTAAGTAAGGATTATGATATCGTAGGCATAGCCTCCTATGCTCCTTATTATTATCCAAGACTACCAGAGAAGCATCTAATAAAATATTTCAAGACTCTATGTGAGAAGTCTCCTCATCCAGTGTATTTATATAATTACCCAGCCGCAACTGGAAAAGATATTGATGGTAAAATCGCTAAAGAGATCGGATGCATATCTGGAGTAAAGGATACTAATGATAACCTAATCCACTCACTAGATTATAAGAGATTTAATCCAAATATGATAGTGTATAATGGCTCAGATATGCTAATTGCTACGGCTATCTCCACAGGCTTAAATGGCAGTGTAACAGCTGCCTCTAATTATTTGCCAGAGGTCACATTAACTATTAAGAAACTGGCTAGCGAGAAGAGGATTGATGAGGCAATAAAAATCCAATTTGTTCTTGATGAGGTAGTTGAGATATCTAGAGCTTTTGGAAGTCTATCGGCAAATTATATTTTAACAAAGTATTTCCAAGGATACGATGTAGGTTATCCTAGACCTCCTATATTCCCATTAACCACCGAGGAAGAAAGTGAGCTAATTAGGAAAGTTTCAACGTTAAAAACTAAGCTTATAGAGCTGAAAGTGATAAAAGAATAA
- the kdgK gene encoding bifunctional 2-dehydro-3-deoxygluconokinase/2-dehydro-3-deoxygalactonokinase, whose translation MVDIVTLGEPLIQFNSFTLGPLRFVNYFEKHVAGSELNFCIAVIRNHLSCGLIAKVGNDEFGRNIIEYARSQGVDVSHIKVDESFTGIYFVQRGYPIPTKSELIYYRKGSAGSKLSPDDINEDYVKSASLVHSSGITLAISDNSRDAVFKAFELGKKRSFDTNIRLKLWSADKAKETILELLKKFDIEVLITDPDDTKILLDIRDPDEAYKKYKELGVKVLLYKLGSKGAIAFKDDIKVFREAYKVPVEDPTGAGDAMAGTFVSLHLKGKDIEYSLEHGIVASTLVVTVRGDNEITPTTEDVERFLKEF comes from the coding sequence ATGGTTGATATAGTAACATTAGGAGAGCCTCTCATTCAATTCAATTCTTTTACTTTAGGTCCACTAAGGTTTGTAAATTATTTTGAGAAGCATGTAGCAGGCTCTGAATTAAACTTTTGCATTGCTGTTATAAGAAATCATTTAAGCTGTGGGCTAATAGCTAAAGTGGGTAATGATGAGTTTGGCAGGAATATTATAGAATATGCTAGATCACAAGGGGTTGATGTGTCACATATTAAGGTAGATGAGTCCTTTACTGGCATATACTTTGTCCAGAGAGGATATCCAATACCAACTAAAAGTGAATTGATTTACTATAGAAAGGGGAGTGCAGGTAGCAAACTTTCTCCCGATGATATAAATGAAGATTACGTAAAGTCAGCTTCCTTAGTTCATTCTAGCGGAATAACATTAGCTATTAGTGATAATTCGAGAGACGCAGTATTTAAGGCATTCGAGTTAGGAAAGAAAAGAAGTTTTGATACTAATATTAGGCTTAAGCTGTGGTCTGCAGATAAGGCTAAGGAAACTATTCTTGAGCTATTGAAGAAGTTTGATATAGAAGTTTTAATAACTGACCCTGACGATACTAAAATCCTCTTAGATATTAGGGACCCCGATGAAGCTTACAAGAAGTATAAGGAATTAGGTGTTAAGGTTTTATTATATAAACTAGGTTCTAAGGGTGCTATAGCCTTTAAAGACGATATAAAAGTGTTCAGAGAAGCATATAAAGTTCCAGTGGAAGATCCTACTGGTGCCGGGGATGCTATGGCCGGTACTTTTGTCTCACTTCACCTTAAAGGTAAAGATATAGAATATTCTCTTGAACATGGTATAGTGGCTTCAACCCTTGTAGTAACGGTTAGAGGGGATAACGAAATTACGCCGACAACTGAGGACGTAGAAAGATTTTTAAAAGAGTTTTAG
- the gapN gene encoding NADP-dependent glyceraldehyde-3-phosphate dehydrogenase: MEKTSLAIKSKELSDIYEVKDGIPYFKTYLAGQWIGGDEWQDVVSPIDLNLIAKVPKISWNQIDNTLEVIYKKGKWSIRDTPGEKRLKIFDRMASLIEKFRDDFVNALMINNGKTRASADGEVNAAIERLSRADLDVRETRGDYVPGDWSSETLETEAIVRREPIGVVLSIVPFNYPLFDTVNKIVYTTVIGNAILLKPPSSTPIPMLMLGKVMELAGFPKDSFAILTVPGKEMNNIVADKRIQAISLTGSTETGEVVIKNAGIKQFIMELGGGDPAIVLSDADLAWAAQRIVSGIISYTGQRCDSIKIVLVEEEVYDTLKDLLVKEMEKTVRVGDPREPTTTVGPIIDPKTADEWENGIKDAVEKGGKILFGGKRLGPTYIEPALIEVPKDSLKNIYLYNKEVFASVALLIKIKNIDEAIEISNSRRYGLDAAIFGKDINKIRKLQRFLEVGAIYINDYPRHGIGYFPFGGRKDSGIGREGIGYTIQYVTAYKSIVYNYKGKGIWEYL; the protein is encoded by the coding sequence ATGGAAAAAACTTCTCTAGCGATAAAGTCTAAAGAGCTTAGCGATATATATGAAGTCAAGGATGGTATTCCTTATTTTAAGACCTATCTAGCTGGACAATGGATAGGTGGAGACGAATGGCAGGACGTTGTAAGTCCAATAGATTTGAATTTGATTGCTAAGGTACCTAAAATTAGTTGGAATCAAATAGATAATACGCTGGAAGTAATTTACAAGAAAGGAAAATGGAGCATAAGGGATACTCCAGGAGAGAAGAGGCTAAAAATCTTTGATAGAATGGCCTCGTTAATTGAAAAATTTAGAGATGATTTCGTGAATGCCTTAATGATTAATAATGGCAAAACCAGAGCTTCAGCAGATGGTGAAGTTAACGCTGCGATAGAGAGACTATCAAGAGCTGACCTTGATGTGAGAGAGACTAGAGGAGACTATGTACCGGGTGATTGGAGTTCTGAAACATTGGAAACAGAAGCAATAGTAAGGAGAGAGCCGATTGGTGTAGTTCTCTCTATAGTTCCTTTCAATTATCCATTATTTGATACTGTAAATAAGATAGTTTATACTACAGTTATAGGTAATGCTATACTGTTAAAGCCACCATCTTCAACGCCAATTCCCATGCTAATGTTAGGTAAAGTGATGGAGTTAGCTGGTTTTCCTAAAGACTCTTTTGCAATACTAACTGTACCTGGGAAAGAAATGAATAATATAGTTGCGGATAAAAGAATACAAGCTATTTCTTTGACTGGCAGCACTGAAACTGGCGAAGTGGTAATAAAAAATGCCGGTATTAAACAATTCATAATGGAATTAGGTGGAGGGGATCCAGCAATAGTTTTAAGTGATGCGGACCTAGCTTGGGCTGCTCAAAGAATAGTTAGTGGTATAATCAGTTATACAGGTCAAAGATGTGATTCGATAAAAATAGTCTTAGTGGAAGAAGAAGTTTACGATACTCTGAAGGACTTGTTAGTAAAGGAAATGGAAAAAACTGTCAGAGTAGGAGATCCTAGAGAACCCACTACTACTGTTGGACCAATAATAGATCCTAAAACGGCTGATGAGTGGGAAAATGGAATTAAAGATGCTGTGGAGAAAGGAGGTAAAATATTATTTGGAGGCAAAAGATTAGGACCAACTTATATTGAACCAGCCCTTATTGAGGTTCCAAAAGATTCATTAAAGAATATCTATTTATATAACAAAGAGGTCTTTGCTTCTGTAGCTCTTTTAATTAAAATAAAGAACATTGATGAGGCTATAGAGATCTCGAATTCGAGGAGATATGGTCTTGATGCAGCAATATTTGGCAAAGATATTAACAAGATAAGAAAATTGCAAAGATTCTTAGAGGTAGGAGCAATATATATTAACGATTACCCAAGACATGGAATAGGCTACTTCCCATTTGGAGGTAGAAAGGATTCCGGTATTGGAAGAGAAGGTATTGGTTATACTATTCAATACGTTACTGCGTATAAGTCAATAGTCTATAATTATAAGGGTAAAGGTATTTGGGAATATTTGTAA
- a CDS encoding sodium:calcium antiporter, whose protein sequence is MYGFSILQLIILMLLVALASDLMSKGTIELEKRFGKGITGGVILGIINALPETIIVTEALLNGFYEVALGSALGGNILLFTLGLGVVSIVYYIKYRSKVIQLEGEINIEYYSLVVATLVLLISIIYGKLNIYLSLCLLFIYAFYVFKRYKNYSSRRDSFSKNNVKRGIIYLLIGGFLLIFITKYFIISVINTAEILGVPTFLITVLLTPLAGELGENLIAVKLISSSPSDATTAIINFMGSKLENMTLLLSIIGISQTISLRSSVLELIMILFATIIFLGILKDRNIKINEGISLFLIYTILIAILIKFSA, encoded by the coding sequence TTGTATGGGTTTTCCATACTTCAATTAATTATTTTGATGCTTTTAGTCGCTTTAGCCTCTGATCTAATGTCTAAAGGTACAATCGAACTCGAAAAGAGGTTCGGTAAAGGTATAACGGGCGGAGTAATTTTAGGCATCATCAATGCCTTGCCAGAAACCATTATTGTAACCGAGGCATTACTAAATGGTTTTTATGAGGTGGCATTAGGTTCAGCGTTGGGAGGTAACATATTGCTATTTACTTTAGGCCTTGGGGTAGTGTCAATTGTCTATTACATTAAATATAGATCGAAAGTTATACAGCTAGAGGGGGAAATAAATATAGAGTACTACTCACTAGTGGTTGCTACGTTAGTCTTATTAATTTCTATAATTTATGGGAAGCTTAACATATATTTATCATTATGTCTACTATTCATCTACGCATTTTATGTTTTCAAAAGATATAAAAATTATTCCAGTAGACGAGATTCGTTTTCAAAAAATAATGTAAAGAGAGGTATAATATATTTACTAATAGGCGGATTTTTACTAATTTTTATTACGAAATATTTCATAATATCAGTAATTAATACTGCTGAGATATTAGGGGTTCCAACATTTTTAATAACAGTACTTCTAACACCTCTTGCAGGAGAGCTTGGGGAAAACCTAATTGCGGTAAAGTTAATTTCAAGCTCACCTTCAGATGCAACAACTGCCATAATCAACTTCATGGGTAGTAAGCTGGAAAACATGACGCTTTTGCTGAGCATTATTGGGATTAGTCAAACCATCAGTTTACGTTCTTCCGTATTGGAATTAATAATGATTTTATTCGCAACGATAATTTTCCTTGGAATATTGAAAGATAGAAATATTAAAATAAATGAGGGCATATCATTATTTCTCATATATACTATTTTAATCGCAATATTGATAAAATTTTCAGCTTAA
- a CDS encoding molybdopterin-dependent oxidoreductase codes for MVHACTRDCYDTCIFDDSHKPLDIFPFQGFTCSRGIADLKRNDKNRITSALIEGKEVSIDEAIDYVVKEIRKRRRDQIVHVEYDGNQGLLTWYFPARLWNVMQTASIDYSICSAEGHEAIKSHYGNSVGALPEDFVKFNSFVIWGSETVFSFIHGWSLIKDKYKIVIDVRMSETAKRSEEHYIVRPGSDVYLAVGIIKALFIRGLADTSLLDYPEKLKEYVNSFDDEEIIQRTGLSRESIEHLAEFYYNKKPLTIIGFALGRSLNGGDAISMISLIPALLGMRNGFYYANSQGLGINFKYLRGLHKYSPSRIVKMAEVGKEIEEEKISFMFVWNSNPLHSLPMSDRIYEAVEEGKLFLVVHDPFWSETAKIANVVLPAPTYLEKEDVVYSYWHNYLVYNRPMFPKRGISEVELMRKLAKKLEIYDDLVYENEFKAIEYATGVDINELKAKGYVKLSVKYPNSKIRVEPLPDKDKLVIPKDYVIVFSSHPNYTNSQFKETYGDKQCLIYNSEVEGEGYIISKYGRVKVKFKVDSSLPKGLLFTFKSNLIGIDGVPLNSIIGDRFGKFGNTPIINSDGIKIYKK; via the coding sequence ATGGTTCATGCTTGTACGAGAGACTGCTATGATACTTGCATATTTGATGATAGTCATAAACCTCTGGATATTTTTCCTTTTCAAGGATTCACGTGTTCTAGGGGAATTGCAGATTTGAAAAGAAATGATAAAAACAGAATAACCTCAGCTTTGATTGAGGGTAAAGAAGTTAGTATAGATGAAGCTATTGATTACGTGGTAAAAGAGATAAGAAAAAGAAGGAGAGATCAAATAGTTCATGTAGAATACGATGGTAATCAAGGACTTCTAACATGGTACTTTCCAGCTAGGCTCTGGAATGTAATGCAGACTGCGTCAATTGATTATTCAATATGCAGCGCCGAGGGGCATGAAGCAATAAAATCACATTACGGGAACTCAGTTGGCGCTTTGCCGGAAGATTTCGTTAAGTTCAATTCCTTTGTGATTTGGGGAAGTGAAACAGTATTTAGTTTTATCCATGGTTGGAGTCTAATCAAGGATAAGTATAAAATCGTAATAGATGTTAGGATGAGTGAGACTGCAAAGAGAAGTGAGGAGCATTATATAGTAAGACCAGGGTCTGATGTATACTTAGCTGTAGGTATAATTAAGGCACTATTCATAAGGGGGTTAGCTGATACTTCTCTCTTAGACTACCCAGAAAAACTAAAGGAGTATGTCAATAGTTTCGATGACGAAGAAATAATTCAAAGAACTGGTCTAAGTAGGGAAAGTATAGAACATCTTGCAGAGTTTTACTATAATAAAAAGCCTTTAACGATTATAGGTTTTGCTTTAGGTAGGTCTTTAAATGGTGGAGATGCGATCTCGATGATATCTTTAATACCAGCTTTATTAGGTATGAGAAACGGTTTTTATTATGCAAACTCTCAAGGTTTAGGGATAAATTTCAAATATTTAAGGGGGTTACATAAATACTCCCCATCTAGAATAGTTAAGATGGCTGAGGTAGGAAAAGAAATAGAGGAGGAGAAAATAAGTTTTATGTTTGTATGGAACTCGAATCCCCTTCACTCCTTACCAATGTCTGATAGGATTTATGAAGCAGTTGAAGAGGGTAAATTATTTCTGGTTGTCCATGATCCCTTTTGGTCTGAGACAGCTAAAATAGCAAACGTAGTTTTACCTGCTCCTACTTATTTAGAGAAGGAAGACGTAGTTTATAGTTATTGGCATAACTATCTAGTATATAATAGGCCAATGTTCCCTAAGAGAGGCATATCTGAAGTTGAGCTCATGAGGAAATTAGCTAAAAAGCTAGAAATATATGATGATCTAGTATATGAAAATGAGTTTAAGGCTATAGAATATGCGACAGGAGTTGATATAAACGAATTAAAAGCTAAGGGATATGTTAAGCTCTCTGTCAAGTACCCTAATAGTAAGATAAGGGTAGAGCCTTTGCCAGATAAGGATAAATTAGTAATTCCTAAAGATTATGTAATAGTTTTTTCGTCCCATCCAAATTATACAAATAGTCAGTTTAAGGAAACTTACGGAGATAAGCAGTGTTTAATCTATAACTCAGAAGTAGAGGGCGAGGGCTATATAATAAGCAAGTATGGTAGAGTAAAAGTTAAGTTTAAGGTAGATAGTTCATTACCTAAAGGATTACTATTCACTTTTAAGTCAAATTTAATAGGAATTGATGGAGTTCCGTTAAACTCTATTATAGGTGACAGATTTGGAAAATTTGGAAATACTCCAATAATTAATTCAGATGGTATAAAAATTTATAAAAAATAA